A window of the Cytophagaceae bacterium genome harbors these coding sequences:
- a CDS encoding helix-turn-helix transcriptional regulator, whose product MSRVQLFRKISALTNKNVADYIGEYKLQKAKILLKEQELNIAEIAYELGFNSPSYFTTFFKQKTNQTPTEWKNSNG is encoded by the coding sequence ATGTCCAGAGTTCAGTTATTTAGAAAAATTTCAGCATTAACAAATAAAAATGTTGCAGATTATATTGGGGAATATAAGCTTCAAAAAGCAAAAATTTTATTAAAGGAACAAGAACTTAACATTGCTGAAATTGCTTATGAATTAGGCTTTAATTCACCCAGCTATTTCACAACATTCTTTAAACAAAAAACTAACCAAACTCCTACGGAATGGAAAAATTCCAATGGGTAA
- a CDS encoding sugar porter family MFS transporter, producing the protein MNQNLKIFFWSLSAALGGFLFGFDTAVISGVEQTLQKLWNLNAFEHGITVSIALIGTVIGSIIGGFPADKFGRKISLLIIALLYLISSIGTAYAVDWPIFLIFRFFGGLGVGVSSVVAPLYISEIAPAQKRGRLVAMFQFNIVFGILMAYLSNFLLSGIGENAWRWMLGVQAFPSLIFIITVFFIPESPRWLILKRGDISTARTILNTIDGESAEKIIESIKNTKSKVHVNLFQKAYSKPIMLAVLFAVFNQVSGINAIIYFAPRIFEMAGIGKDSALLSSAGIGLINLVSTLLGISLIDKFGRKILMIVGSCGLILTLILVAQAFYTKNMGMNVPFYLFAYITFFAFSQGAVIWVFISEIFPNEVRANGQALGSFTHWLMASIITFTFPYIAETFGGGIVFSFFAFMMVLQLVFALKIMPETKGKTLENMEQIIIAH; encoded by the coding sequence ATGAATCAAAATTTAAAGATTTTTTTCTGGTCTTTATCAGCAGCCCTGGGAGGTTTTCTATTTGGTTTCGATACGGCAGTAATATCTGGAGTTGAGCAAACACTTCAAAAGCTATGGAACCTAAATGCTTTTGAGCATGGAATTACTGTTTCTATCGCTTTGATCGGAACCGTAATTGGGTCTATAATAGGCGGATTTCCAGCTGATAAATTTGGACGAAAAATCTCACTTTTAATTATTGCCTTACTTTATTTAATTTCTTCAATAGGCACAGCCTATGCTGTTGACTGGCCAATTTTTTTAATTTTCAGATTTTTTGGTGGCCTTGGAGTAGGAGTATCTTCTGTTGTAGCTCCCTTATATATATCCGAAATTGCACCAGCACAAAAACGAGGCAGATTGGTCGCTATGTTCCAATTCAATATTGTTTTTGGTATCCTCATGGCCTATTTATCAAATTTTCTACTTTCCGGAATTGGTGAAAATGCCTGGAGATGGATGTTGGGTGTTCAGGCTTTCCCTTCATTGATTTTTATTATAACAGTATTTTTTATTCCCGAGAGTCCCAGATGGTTGATTTTGAAAAGAGGAGATATCTCCACTGCCAGAACTATTTTAAATACAATTGATGGTGAATCTGCTGAAAAAATAATTGAATCTATAAAAAATACAAAGTCAAAAGTACATGTCAACTTGTTTCAAAAAGCATATAGTAAACCAATTATGCTGGCTGTTTTATTTGCGGTGTTTAATCAAGTTTCCGGAATAAATGCTATTATTTATTTTGCCCCAAGGATCTTTGAAATGGCTGGAATAGGGAAAGATTCAGCGTTACTATCTTCAGCAGGAATTGGCCTGATCAACTTAGTTTCTACATTATTAGGGATTTCTCTAATTGATAAATTTGGCCGTAAAATATTAATGATTGTTGGATCGTGCGGTCTAATACTTACGCTAATTCTGGTAGCACAAGCCTTTTATACAAAAAATATGGGCATGAATGTTCCTTTCTACCTGTTCGCTTACATAACATTTTTTGCTTTTTCACAAGGTGCAGTTATCTGGGTATTTATTTCAGAAATATTTCCTAATGAAGTGAGGGCAAACGGGCAGGCATTAGGAAGTTTTACCCATTGGCTTATGGCATCAATCATCACTTTTACTTTTCCATATATAGCCGAAACCTTCGGTGGAGGTATAGTATTCAGCTTTTTTGCTTTTATGATGGTGCTTCAATTAGTTTTTGCTTTGAAAATAATGCCCGAAACTAAAGGAAAAACGCTTGAAAATATGGAACAAATAATCATTGCTCACTAA